A single genomic interval of Ischnura elegans chromosome 3, ioIscEleg1.1, whole genome shotgun sequence harbors:
- the LOC124155795 gene encoding transcription elongation factor S-II has translation MTVEEEVMKIQKKLNKISSGDGSGQEQALDLLKALQKLPVNLEVLTKTRIGMTVNAIRKSSSDDEVIALSKTLIKNWKKFISGPNSGNSAKDSGNSGASAGGNSKTKSKEKDERTGSSTKDKSSDGAAGSGSVSGDGDKKEKAANKNSSSGTASFPPTPSNTRDAVRLKCRELLANAIRGDGDIPEGGHDPDELAEELEESIFIDTRGTDMKYKNRVRSRVANLKDSKNPSLRMNFLCGALAPQRLAIMSAEEMASDEMKALREKFKKEAIDDAQLATVQGTKTSLLKCAKCKKRNCTYNQVQTRSADEPMTTFVLCNECGNRWKFC, from the exons ATGACGGTCGAAGAAGAAGTTATGAAGATCcagaaaaagttaaataaaatatcgtctGGGGATGGATCT GGACAAGAGCAGGCTCTTGATCTGCTGAAGGCGTTACAGAAATTACCGGTGAATCTCGAAGTGTTGACCAAAACCAGGATTGGCATGACGGTGAACGCAATTAGGAAATCATCCTCAGACGACGAAGTTATTGCCCTATCCAAGACGCTTATTAAGAActggaaaaaattcatttctg GGCCAAACTCTGGAAATAGTGCTAAAGACTCTGGCAATTCTGGGGCATCTGCTGGAGGAAATTCTAAAACAAAGTCCAAGGAAAAAGATGAACGTACTGGCAGTAGCACCAAGGATAAATCCTCAGATGGTGCTGCTGGATCAGGATCAGTTTCTGGAGAtggagataaaaaagaaaaagcagCAAACAAGAATTCAAGCTCTGGAACAGCCTCATTTCCCCCTACTCCATCAAACACTAGAGATGCAGTAAGGCTGAAGTGCCGAGAGCTTTTGGCAAATGCCATTCGAGGAGATGGAG ATATTCCAGAGGGAGGTCATGATCCTGATGAGTTGGCTGAAGAGTTGGAGGAAAGTATTTTCATTGACACCAGAGGCACTGACATGAAGTACAAGAACAGAGTAAGAAGTCGAGTAGCTAACTTGAAGGATAGCAAAAACCCTTCATTGCGGATGAATTTCCTTTGTGGTGCATTAGCTCCTCAACGATTGGCCATCATGTCGGCTGAG GAAATGGCAAGCGATGAAATGAAGGCTTTGAGGGAAAAATTCAAGAAAGAAGCTATTGATGATGCGCAACTTGCAACCGTTCAAGGAACAAAGACCTCCCTCCTCAAGTGTGCTAAATGCAAAAAGAGGAACTGCACATACAACCAG gtgCAAACCAGAAGCGCTGATGAACCTATGACAACTTTTGTGCTTTGCAATGAATGTGGCAACAGGTGGAAATTCTGTTGA
- the LOC124155796 gene encoding putative defense protein 1, whose translation MNRLWILAALVTLATLTHGYKKGAPKESCDDMKPEHGVDPKTTKFPYSITLSKSKIPPGGKVTVTLSGSDSETFKGYFVQARVGNKAVGHFDEAPGAGFVDCHGSVKSGITHSSNSEKKTVSLTWNAPKRLSEKVVFWVTMVKDGATFWVGKKSSQLEVRN comes from the exons ATGAACCGATTGTGGATTCTGGCTGCCCTAGTGACGCTTGCCACACTGACCCATGGCTACAAAAAGGGAGCACCCAAGGAATCGTGCGATGATATGAAGCCAGAGCACGGAGTCGACCCAAAGACCACCAAGTTTCCGTACTCCATTACGCTTTCGAAGAGCAAGATTCCCCCAGGAGGCAAGGTTACCG TGACATTGTCAGGATCAGACAGCGAAACCTTCAAAGGATATTTTGTTCAAGCCCGTGTCGGAAACAAGGCTGTCGGACACTTCGATGAGGCTCCTGGGGCTGGTTTTGTGGATTGTCATGGCTCGGTTAAG TCTGGAATTACTCACTCCAGCAACAGTGAGAAGAAAACTGTTTCATTGACATGGAATGCACCTAAAAGACTTTCGGAGAAAGTAGTGTTTTG GGTGACCATGGTGAAGGATGGAGCAACATTTTGGGTTGGTAAAAAATCAAGTCAACTGGAAGTAAGGAACTGA